The genomic window CTTTATATTACATATAAAGGCGCGCGCGAACAGAAACTAATGAGCAGACATACATCTCGCTCCTTGTTAGTCGCTCGACCACATTGCATTCTCGCGTGAGGTGATGGGGAGCAGTCTATCATCTCACGCTCGGGTCGTACAACAAGCGTGTATGCGGTTTATGGCCTTGCAGGCCAACACCCACATTGGACGGGTTGTAGTAGAATACAGATATTATCAACCCGTCCAACATCGCATACACGCGAACGTTAGGCGAAATTCAAGCCCGAGCCTAAAACAGAAAGAATTTTAAAGACAGGAAAACAATTTATTATTTATGAACAGGATAATCTTAATTGGTGGTTCTCCAACAGCTGGAAAAAGTTTCACTGCAAGAAAAATTGCAGAATCTCTTAAACTTCCTTGGATTTCCACAGACACAATCAGAGAGCAAATGAGGAAAATAGTTAGCAAGAAAGATTTTCCAAATCTCTTTACTCACTCTGAAGCCACACCAGATATGGCTGTTGATTTTCTTTCAAACAAATCGGCTAAAGAGATCGTAAAGCACCAAAACGATGAAAGCCTTGATGTTTGGAAAGGCATAACTGCGTTAATCGAAACCGATTATGTTTGGGGTGATTTTATTATTGAGGGCGTGGCTGTTTTACCTAATTTAGTCAAGAAAGTGTCTGTGGAAAATAAAGAGATTAAAGTTGTTTTCCTTGTGGACGATAATATTGGGCGTATTCGCAAAACAATTTTTACCAGAGGGCTATGGGATGATGCAGATAAATATCCTGATGATGTTAAAGAGAAAGAAGTTGAATGGGTTATCGAATTTAACAATTACATCATCAGAGAATCAAAAAAGTATGGTTTTCCTATTGTAAAAATTGGAGATAGAAAACAATATATTAATGAGATAAAAGAATTAATTCAATGAACGGCTCGGGCTTGAACTCAAGGGGGCACTGCGCTTTGGCTTCGTTTCACTACGCCGACCCTCGCCTAACAGCGGATATGAGGTTTGCTCCTCGGTTCGGGGCTCTCCCATGTCCCGCCGAAATTTAATAAAATAAATTAAGGTGTCGGCGGGGCATCAGATATACCGGAACGTTAGCAGAAATTGGCTCGCTAATTTATAATATAAAATATATCTATGAATAAACTAATTTTTCTTTACATAACAAACGATTCAGTTGATGGAGCTAAAAAAATAGCACGGCATCTTTTAGAAAAAAGGATGATAGGATGCGCAAATATTTTTCCTATTAGTGGCTATGTACTGGTGGGAAGGGAAAATTGAAGATGGTAACGAAGTTGTTTTGATCGTTAAAACTACAAGTGACCGTTTTGAAAAAGTGCGTGATGAAATTGCTCGCATACATCCATTTGATACTCCATGCATTCTCAAGATCGATGTTGATCCAAACGAAAAATATTTGCGCTGGATCGAAAGCGAATTAAAATAGGAAATGAGCCAACTTCTTCTAACACAGTATATGCGGTTTAAGCCTTGCAGGCTCTCACCCATATTCCGCTACAACTTTTTGTATTAAAATATTGATGCAGCGGAACATCGCATACGCTGAAACGTTATGTGAAATAGCCAGAAATTTCTTTATTATTTTTTAAGATTTTTTGGCAATTTATTTCAGGTTGAACATAACTTGTGATATAATTTTAGTCAGTTTAATAATTAACTAACAACATTATGAAAACACCAGAAATGGGCGGGAGTTATCCCGAAAAAACTAAATCGGATCTTGTTATTAGTAGAGCTGAAAAATATATTGATCAAGGAAACCTTAAAGGAGCAGTTATTTCTATCGGTTCCGATATTAACGATGACCCAACTATTGATGGAATTCAGAAAAAGATCATCGTTAGCTTATCAATGGAATATCAAAGTAAACCTAATTTATCACGAGATGACGTTGATACATTTATTGATTATGTGAAAAAGCTCCTTGAATAAATTGCCAAAAAATACATTAAGGAATAGAAATTTCTGTCTACATCACATAACAGCGTGTATCTGACTACGGAAAATTGGCGTCAATTAAATCCTTAAGGAGTGCCAATTTTCCTCCGCCCAAATTTTCATCCCTTAAACAGATGATGGTTTGGGTGGAGCTCTATTAAAATGCGTGCGTTTGATAATTAAAATTTATTCCATTTAATCGGGATGAAAACTTCAGATACACGCAGACGTTATGTGCAATCCGCCTCCGTGCCCCTTAACCGATAATTTTATAATCATTCAAATTTAACTAGTAGTATTATGATATCAAAAGCCCTTATCTGCGTAGATTTTGAAAACGAATGGACTGATAAAAGTTCAGATTATTTTGTTGGCGATATTTCCGAGCTAATTAAGAAAACCAACAAACTCATAGATTTTTGCAGAAAAAATGGTTACAAAATAATCTTCACTACGCACATCGAAAAAGATTCTGATTCTGCTTTTGCCCCTGATTCAAAGAACGTTGAGATAATCAAAGAATTGCATAAGCAAAATTCCGATGTGCTTATTACAAAAAATAAAATCAGTCCATTCTATAAAACAAATTTAGATAAGCATCTTGAAGGAATTGATGAAATAGTTATCTGTGGAATTTTGACAAATTTATGTGTTAGAAGTTTGGCTCAAGATGCTTATGATAGAGATTTCAAAATCACAATAATTAAAGATTGCTGTCGGGCTTTTGATGTTGAAACACATGAGTTTACGCTCAAAGATTTGAAAGCTACAAGAGAAGAAATTGAATTCTTAAATTTGAATGAATTTACTAAATGAACGGGGCAAAAATAATACTCTGAAATTTCCCTTCGGGACGTTGCACTAAATTTCAGCCCTTCGGGGAATATAACAAGGGATATGAGGTTACGAAGTCTTGCAGACTTCTTCACCCAAATTGCTCCCGTTGGTCGCAACTTCTCATATCCCCGATGTTAGGCGAAATATTTTTATGGCAATTGTGAATCCTTTTTTATTTTTTTTCTTATTCAAAATATTTTCATGAAAAAAATTATTTTTTGGGTGATGGGGAATGAAAAAGTTGTTTTAGTCTTTAGTTTCTTGCGATATTACATTTCATGGTTTTTTGACAAAAATTCCGAAAGGAGGTTGTTCTTCGAGAAGATACAACCCTATACGATGGTAAGCTATAAAAGATTGTCTCATCTCTGGGACATTGTTAGCGAGCTTGAAAGAAAAAAAATAAAAGGAAATTATGTTGAGTGTGGTGTTTGGAAGGGCGGTAGCGCAGCAATCATGGCATATTTGGCACAGAAGCATAATAGCGATAGACAGATTCATCTTTTTGATTCTTTTGAAGGAATGCCCGAACCAACAGTGATTGACGGAGAAAGAGCAGCTATTTTCTCTGGAGGAAAAACTTCAGGCAAACAAAAAGCCATTGGTAAAACAGTTGGTGTCATTGAAGAAGCGAAAAAACTCTTTTTCTCAGAACTTGAACTCGATAAAAAAAACATAGTTTTTCATAAAGGTTGGTTTCAATCAACTATCCCAGCAAACAAGGAATTAATAGGGAAAATAGCCGTTCTTCGGATAGATGCCGATTGGTATGAGTCTGTGAAGGTTTGTTTAGAAGAATTATATAATCAAGTTATCCCCGGAGGTTACATAATATTTGATGATTATGGATTTTGGCCGGGGTGTAAAAAGGCTGTAAAAGAGTTTTTTCAAAAAAGGAAAATCAACTCACGGTTGCAAAAGATTGATATTTCTGGGACATTTTTTAGAAAATAGCGTTCCTTCAAAAGAAAATTGCCATAAAAATACTCAAGGGGNNNNNNNNNNNNNNNNNNNNNNNNNNNNNNNNNNNNNNNNNNNNNNNNNNNNNNNNNNNNNNNNNNNNNNNNNNNNNNNNNNNNNNNNNNNNNNNNNNNNAGGCTGTAAAAGAGTTTTTTCAAAAAAGGAAAATCAACTCACGGTTGCAAAAGATTGATATTTCTGGGACATTTTTTAGAAAATAGCGTTCCTTCAAAAGAAAATTGCCATAAAAATACTCAAGGGGGCGTTGCACTTTCGCTCCCGTTGGCCGTTCACCCTCGCCTAACAAGGGATAAAAGAGAAATGGCTCGGCTCGGTATTTCCCCAAATTTTCTTCGTTACGCTACAGAAAAATTTCTTTTATCCCGAAACGTTATACACAATCGAGAGAAGAGCTATTAAAAATTTGTGGGGCAAAACTTTTAAGTATCATATTTTTCAATAGTATTATGGTAACAAAAATCACTTATTTTGTTCATGGTACTACAATTGATAATGAACAGGAAATCTCCTCTGGCTGGTCTGATGTTGAACTTTCAAAGTTAGGGATTCAACAATCAAAAGAACTTTGGGATAAAATCAAAGACAAGCATTTTGATGTAGTTTTTTGCTCTGACTTAAAACGGGCTGTGCATTCGGCTGAATTAACTTTCAAAGATAAGGTTAAAATAATTCCTGATAAGCGTTTGCGAGAGTGTAATTATGGAAAATATAATACACAGTCTTCTGAAATTATTGAACCCCTACAAGAACAACACATAAAGAGGAGATTTCCTGATGGTGAAAGTTACGAAGATGTCAAAATGAGAATAAGTGATTTTCTTGATTTTTTGAAGAAAAATTATGATGGGAAGTCGGTTGCCATTGTTGCACATAAAGCCCCACAGTTAGCGTTAGATGTTTTGTTGAAAAATAAAACCTGGGAACAGGCCTTTGCTGAAGATTGGAGAAAAACAAAAGCATGGCAACCGGGATGGGATTATACAATGGAGTAAAAGTTTTGCCCCTTTTATCATGAACGCTCTTTTCTCGACTCACTTCGTTTTGCTCCGTGCCCCGCTGCGCTCTCGCTTCACTGCGTTATGCTTGGGACACATAACAAGGGATATGTGGTTCGGGGCTCGGCTCGCTATTCTCCCAAATTTTCTTCGTTACGCTACAGAAAAATTTCTTTTATCTAGAAACATTAGCATAAAATCGGCAAGATCAGATGATGCGCAAATATTAGCTTCTAAATTATTTTTATTTACAAGAAAAAGGCGCCAATAACGTAGTCAAGGAAGAGCAAGGTTAAATAATCAGCATGCCATCGCCGAAGGAATAAAATCGGTAATTGTTCTTAATTGCCAATTGATAAAGCTCAAGAATTTTTTTTCTGCCGGCAAAAGCACTAACCAACATTAAAAGAGAAGATTGGGGCAGGTGAAAGTTGGTAATCAAGCTATTAATAATTTTGAATTTATAGCCCGGCCGGATGAATAGACCAGCGGTTTCCCATTTTATTTTACTCGATTTTGTCTTGCCAGCTAAATAAGCTGATAAAATTTTTGAACTTTCTAAAGTTCTGACCACCGTAGTGCCGCAGGCAATAATCGGCCAAGAATGTTTTTTCGCTTTTTTGATTAGCTCTAATGTTTGTTTGGGGATAAAAAATTCTTCTTGATAGAGCTTATTGCTTTTTAAATGTTTTTGTTCTAAGGGCGCAAAAGTGCCCAAATTAACATTCAGGTTGATAAAGCCGATCTGATGGCCTTTGTTTTTGAGTTTTCTTAATAACCGATTAGTAAAGTGCATTGAAGCAGTTGGCGCGGCTACCGAACCGGGTATTTTGGCAAAAATAGTTTGGTATTGTTTTCTCAATTCTTTTTCAGATAAAGGCGAGTGCTTAATATAAGGCGGAATTGGCGTTTGGCCGTATTGGTTTAAAATTTTTATCAGTTGGTTGATTGGGAAGCTGGGTTTTAAGTAAAAAATTTTGTTTTTTTGTTTTATTACTAAAAAATATTTATTGTCAGTTGTTGGTTGCGGCTTGTTGGTCAAGTACAGTTTTGTATTTGTTTTTTGGCCCGGAGAGATTAAAGCTTTAATCTGGTTGTCAGCTATCCCCAAACAGAAAACCTCAACTTTGCCGCCAGTTGATTTTTTAGTGTAGATTCGGGCCGGAATGACTTTGGTTTGGTTAAAAATAATTACTGAATTTTTTGGTAAATACTTATCTAAGTTTAAAAAAATATCATGCCCAACTTGATGAGTTTTAAGAGAATAAACTAAAAGTTTAGCTTTGTCCCGAGGTAGAGTCGGCTTTTGGGCGATCAGGTTTTCAGGCAGAGGATAATCAAATTGCTTTAAATAAGATCGAAAATCCATAACGTTTTTAAACTTTCTTGTCTTTTGGGGAATTTGCTTATTCTCAAATTCTTAAGAATTTGAGAATAGTTTAATAGTTGTTTCTAAAACAAAAAGATTTAAGTTTTGTTTTTTATTGTTTCATCCACCTCGCTCCGCTCGGATGAAACTGCGCCAGCTCGTTTCATCCACCTCGCTCCGCTCGGATGAAACTGCGCCAGCTCGTTTCATCCACCTCGCTCCGCTCGGA from Patescibacteria group bacterium includes these protein-coding regions:
- the cutA gene encoding divalent cation tolerance protein CutA; this encodes MNKLIFLYITNDSVDGAKKIARHLLEKRMIGCANIFPISGYVLVGREN
- the cutA gene encoding divalent cation tolerance protein CutA, coding for MYWWEGKIEDGNEVVLIVKTTSDRFEKVRDEIARIHPFDTPCILKIDVDPNEKYLRWIESELK
- a CDS encoding isochorismatase family cysteine hydrolase codes for the protein MISKALICVDFENEWTDKSSDYFVGDISELIKKTNKLIDFCRKNGYKIIFTTHIEKDSDSAFAPDSKNVEIIKELHKQNSDVLITKNKISPFYKTNLDKHLEGIDEIVICGILTNLCVRSLAQDAYDRDFKITIIKDCCRAFDVETHEFTLKDLKATREEIEFLNLNEFTK
- a CDS encoding TylF/MycF/NovP-related O-methyltransferase, translating into MKKIIFWVMGNEKVVLVFSFLRYYISWFFDKNSERRLFFEKIQPYTMVSYKRLSHLWDIVSELERKKIKGNYVECGVWKGGSAAIMAYLAQKHNSDRQIHLFDSFEGMPEPTVIDGERAAIFSGGKTSGKQKAIGKTVGVIEEAKKLFFSELELDKKNIVFHKGWFQSTIPANKELIGKIAVLRIDADWYESVKVCLEELYNQVIPGGYIIFDDYGFWPGCKKAVKEFFQKRKINSRLQKIDISGTFFRK
- a CDS encoding histidine phosphatase family protein, with the translated sequence MVTKITYFVHGTTIDNEQEISSGWSDVELSKLGIQQSKELWDKIKDKHFDVVFCSDLKRAVHSAELTFKDKVKIIPDKRLRECNYGKYNTQSSEIIEPLQEQHIKRRFPDGESYEDVKMRISDFLDFLKKNYDGKSVAIVAHKAPQLALDVLLKNKTWEQAFAEDWRKTKAWQPGWDYTME
- the queA gene encoding tRNA preQ1(34) S-adenosylmethionine ribosyltransferase-isomerase QueA; this encodes MDFRSYLKQFDYPLPENLIAQKPTLPRDKAKLLVYSLKTHQVGHDIFLNLDKYLPKNSVIIFNQTKVIPARIYTKKSTGGKVEVFCLGIADNQIKALISPGQKTNTKLYLTNKPQPTTDNKYFLVIKQKNKIFYLKPSFPINQLIKILNQYGQTPIPPYIKHSPLSEKELRKQYQTIFAKIPGSVAAPTASMHFTNRLLRKLKNKGHQIGFINLNVNLGTFAPLEQKHLKSNKLYQEEFFIPKQTLELIKKAKKHSWPIIACGTTVVRTLESSKILSAYLAGKTKSSKIKWETAGLFIRPGYKFKIINSLITNFHLPQSSLLMLVSAFAGRKKILELYQLAIKNNYRFYSFGDGMLII